One window from the genome of Nitrospiria bacterium encodes:
- a CDS encoding DUF4372 domain-containing protein: MVRHASLFGQLIALFKRNEFYRLVIKHKAESYAKGFHCWDHFVAMLFCQLAQAKSLREICGGLACCLGKLRHLGMNNAPNKSTLSYANTHRPW; the protein is encoded by the coding sequence ATGGTACGTCATGCGAGTCTTTTTGGTCAACTGATTGCCCTGTTTAAGCGCAATGAATTCTACCGTCTGGTTATCAAACACAAAGCAGAATCTTATGCGAAGGGATTTCATTGCTGGGATCATTTTGTCGCCATGCTTTTTTGCCAATTAGCCCAAGCCAAAAGCCTCAGAGAGATTTGTGGTGGATTGGCTTGCTGTCTGGGCAAGCTTCGGCATCTGGGGATGAACAACGCTCCCAATAAATCCACTCTCTCTTATGCCAATACCCATAGGCCCTGGTAG
- a CDS encoding efflux RND transporter periplasmic adaptor subunit, whose product MRFFTIDIRIKRDILLTSFFLFFFLLFESPPLFAQGKFPPTPVKVAEVTQQTLVQPLTLVGTVEPRTQSVVASEVEGLVESFPIEEGTSVRKGDLFASLRTDTLEIQLRVVEAQRNEAQARYQRADSDLERSKRLFFEKVLSEKVLQDGEAEAEAWAQKISQHQAEMDQLKDQIKKSKIIAPYDGEITQTHTQIGEWLSKGGAVAEIIDLSHVRIIVGLPEKYIRNIRVGENVQVSLDALPDRPFSGKIFSIISKADLESRTFPIKIELENKKGELKSGLLARVSLPVGPPVQTLTVPKDALVIKGGQTLVFIANKTEKGWTVSPVNIKTGLMVNNWVEVQGPLNIGQKVVIRGNERLRPGQEVNVME is encoded by the coding sequence ATGAGGTTCTTTACAATTGATATTCGAATCAAAAGAGATATTTTACTCACCTCCTTCTTTCTTTTCTTTTTTCTATTGTTCGAATCCCCTCCTCTTTTTGCCCAAGGAAAATTTCCTCCAACCCCTGTCAAAGTGGCAGAGGTCACTCAACAAACACTCGTTCAACCGTTAACTTTGGTTGGAACCGTAGAACCACGAACCCAAAGTGTTGTGGCCAGCGAGGTAGAGGGTTTGGTTGAATCTTTCCCAATCGAAGAAGGAACCTCGGTTCGCAAGGGAGATCTTTTTGCATCTTTGCGCACCGACACCCTTGAAATTCAACTCCGGGTGGTTGAGGCCCAAAGAAATGAGGCCCAGGCCAGGTATCAACGAGCCGATTCTGATTTGGAACGGTCCAAACGTTTATTTTTTGAAAAAGTCCTTTCTGAGAAAGTCCTTCAAGATGGTGAAGCGGAGGCAGAAGCTTGGGCCCAAAAAATTAGTCAGCACCAAGCTGAGATGGATCAGCTCAAAGACCAAATAAAAAAATCTAAAATTATTGCCCCCTATGATGGTGAAATTACTCAAACCCACACCCAAATCGGGGAATGGCTTTCAAAGGGAGGGGCCGTTGCAGAAATCATTGATCTTTCCCATGTACGAATCATTGTGGGCCTCCCAGAAAAATATATTCGAAACATTCGGGTGGGAGAAAACGTCCAGGTATCATTGGATGCCCTTCCGGACCGTCCATTTTCAGGGAAAATATTTTCCATAATTTCAAAGGCGGATCTAGAATCCAGGACCTTCCCGATCAAAATTGAGCTTGAAAATAAAAAAGGAGAATTAAAAAGCGGATTATTAGCCCGGGTTTCCCTTCCCGTTGGTCCCCCCGTTCAAACCCTCACGGTTCCAAAAGATGCTCTGGTTATTAAAGGGGGTCAAACCCTCGTCTTTATTGCAAACAAAACGGAGAAAGGATGGACCGTTTCACCCGTAAACATTAAAACGGGTCTAATGGTTAACAACTGGGTTGAAGTTCAAGGCCCTTTAAATATAGGTCAAAAGGTGGTCATCCGGGGAAACGAACGGCTTCGCCCCGGCCAAGAAGTAAACGTGATGGAGTAA